One window of Betaproteobacteria bacterium genomic DNA carries:
- a CDS encoding transcriptional regulator: MKGEGKIILAEMPKVCAMVENIVGCKWSLQVLHLARGGVCRPGAMQRSVAGLTPKVLNERLRKLVRYGILERIQYPEVPPCVEYRLTNFGRRFARILDDIDALQRTVEVKADANQMAEL; the protein is encoded by the coding sequence ATGAAAGGAGAGGGGAAAATAATTCTGGCCGAGATGCCGAAAGTTTGCGCCATGGTGGAAAACATCGTGGGTTGCAAGTGGTCTTTGCAAGTCCTTCATCTAGCTCGTGGCGGTGTGTGCCGTCCCGGAGCGATGCAGCGCTCGGTGGCAGGACTCACCCCTAAGGTACTCAACGAGCGCCTACGCAAATTGGTTCGCTACGGAATTCTCGAACGAATTCAGTATCCCGAGGTACCCCCTTGCGTGGAATACAGGCTCACGAATTTCGGCCGGCGATTTGCACGCATATTGGACGATATCGATGCGTTGCAAAGAACCGTCGAAGTCAAGGCAGATGCGAATCAAATGGCCGAACTTTGA
- a CDS encoding cytochrome C: MKTALVLLFILMRTVAAAEPAPVPYPEGWRDWRHVKSMVILPGHGLYEGLGGVHHIYANKKAMEGYKSGTFLDGAVIVVDFFVEVAKDNTVTEGERKMIAIAHKNAKKWKDTGGWGWEAFAGVDKNKRAVGANAATACYQCH; this comes from the coding sequence ATGAAGACGGCGTTAGTACTGTTGTTTATATTGATGCGCACGGTTGCCGCAGCCGAACCCGCACCCGTACCGTATCCGGAAGGTTGGCGTGACTGGAGGCACGTGAAGAGCATGGTGATCCTGCCCGGACACGGCCTATACGAGGGGCTCGGTGGTGTACACCACATCTACGCCAATAAGAAGGCCATGGAAGGATACAAGTCCGGCACATTCCTTGATGGCGCCGTGATCGTCGTGGATTTCTTCGTGGAAGTCGCGAAGGACAACACCGTCACCGAGGGTGAACGAAAAATGATCGCGATCGCTCACAAAAACGCGAAGAAATGGAAGGACACGGGCGGTTGGGGATGGGAGGCTTTCGCTGGAGTGGACAAGAATAAACGGGCGGTTGGCGCCAACGCTGCGACTGCGTGCTACCAATGCCATTAG
- a CDS encoding amidase: protein MNRPELKDLLTAASSARDYKFLERASLWEERVLLHVADIDPVIKQRATSEPLALPPVARLQSAGTLAELPAAGQSEDLCFASAREIAARIKRKEISPLDVANAVLRQAEQKKDLNAFISLYPDAVLARARALEDKLARGEVTGPLAGVPVGVKDLMRVKDHPFTGGTRAMPGEVSKTDAVAVAKLRGADSLIIGTTNLHELAYGVTSANPHFGAVVNPRAPSRIPGGSSGGSGAALAAGLSAITVGTDTGGSIRIPAACCGVVGFKPSYEQVSREGVLPLAWSLDHIGPLARSVSDAALAFEVMAGLKAGSGNVAPARKLKFVRPVPFFFDHLDNDTASAFNRVLAKLEKAGAAVQERRIAGMQYAGGTQFVTLASEGCQANWHLLASAGDRIGEDVRVRLEVGQFIAAIDYINAQRLRRQLRDNMTAALKPGEVFVLPTLPIVPAEKGARFMEFGGRKIPTPGAMTRLTGPFNFAGFPALSLPCDEWVPGLPFSLQIAGRPGADLEVLSVGLAVEEILRG from the coding sequence ATGAACCGACCGGAGTTGAAGGACCTACTCACTGCCGCCAGCAGCGCGCGCGACTACAAGTTTCTGGAGCGGGCATCCCTATGGGAAGAGCGTGTGCTCCTGCACGTCGCGGACATCGATCCGGTGATCAAGCAACGCGCCACCAGCGAGCCCCTGGCATTGCCCCCCGTGGCGAGGTTGCAATCTGCGGGCACACTGGCGGAACTTCCTGCCGCTGGGCAATCCGAGGATTTGTGCTTCGCCAGCGCCCGCGAAATAGCCGCGCGCATCAAGCGCAAGGAGATCTCGCCCCTGGATGTGGCCAACGCTGTCTTGCGCCAGGCCGAACAGAAGAAAGATCTCAACGCCTTCATCAGCCTGTATCCCGACGCGGTGCTGGCACGCGCCAGAGCCTTGGAGGACAAGCTCGCGCGCGGCGAGGTGACGGGGCCGCTCGCCGGCGTACCGGTGGGTGTGAAGGATCTCATGCGCGTGAAGGATCATCCCTTCACTGGCGGCACGAGGGCAATGCCGGGAGAGGTTTCCAAGACAGATGCCGTGGCGGTGGCAAAACTGCGCGGCGCGGATTCGCTCATCATCGGCACGACAAATTTGCACGAACTTGCCTACGGTGTCACCAGTGCCAATCCGCATTTTGGCGCGGTGGTGAATCCGCGCGCGCCCTCCCGCATACCCGGAGGGTCCAGCGGGGGGTCGGGTGCGGCGCTAGCGGCGGGGCTGTCCGCCATCACCGTGGGTACCGACACCGGCGGTTCCATTCGCATTCCCGCCGCCTGTTGCGGCGTGGTGGGCTTCAAGCCCAGCTATGAGCAGGTGAGCCGCGAGGGGGTATTGCCCCTGGCGTGGTCGCTCGATCACATCGGCCCTCTGGCACGAAGCGTGAGCGATGCGGCCCTTGCCTTCGAAGTCATGGCGGGCCTAAAAGCCGGGTCCGGAAACGTGGCCCCCGCGCGGAAGCTGAAATTCGTGCGGCCTGTTCCTTTTTTCTTCGATCATCTGGATAACGACACTGCTAGCGCATTCAACCGCGTGCTGGCCAAGCTGGAGAAGGCGGGCGCGGCTGTTCAAGAGCGCCGTATCGCCGGCATGCAATACGCGGGCGGCACGCAGTTCGTTACCTTGGCCTCCGAAGGCTGCCAGGCCAATTGGCATCTGCTCGCCAGCGCGGGTGATCGCATCGGCGAAGATGTGCGCGTGCGTTTGGAGGTGGGGCAATTCATCGCCGCCATCGACTACATCAACGCGCAGCGCCTGCGCCGCCAATTGCGCGACAACATGACCGCCGCGCTCAAGCCCGGAGAAGTTTTCGTGCTGCCTACCCTCCCCATCGTTCCGGCGGAGAAGGGCGCGCGCTTCATGGAGTTCGGCGGCCGCAAGATTCCCACGCCCGGCGCCATGACACGGCTAACCGGACCCTTCAACTTCGCGGGTTTCCCCGCCCTCAGTCTGCCTTGCGATGAGTGGGTTCCGGGGTTGCCGTTCTCGCTGCAGATCGCCGGGCGGCCAGGGGCGGACCTCGAAGTGCTGTCGGTGGGGCTGGCGGTGGAGGAGATATTGCGGGGGTAG